Within the Gossypium raimondii isolate GPD5lz chromosome 12, ASM2569854v1, whole genome shotgun sequence genome, the region CACTTGATGTTTTAGTTTTCAAACTACTTTCTGACTCTGCCTTCACAACAGGTTTTTGCTGTGGTTTATCCTCCTTTACCCCCTCCACTCCTCTCTGTTTAACTTCCTCCATGTACTGCTTCTCATAACTGATAAATATACACACCTTACATCATAATTAGAATTTGATTGCTAACCCTAAATTATCATAATCATCATATCATCATCATAATTAAACACTTACGGTGCAACATGAGTGCTTACAAGAGTGAAATATATCCTCCAAAAATTCCTTTCTTTCATCAAACGAGGACACAATTCATATCTCAATTTCTTGATTTCCTGCATAAGAATAATATGTTTtgcataaattaattattggaaGTACAAAATCTGAAATGTTTCATGCAATTCTTACTAAACTTAAGTCTAGCTTGAAATTTCCTTTTggaatacaaaattataatgacACAAAGAATTGACTTCAGGGAAAGTTCATCTCAATGCCAAGTTCAGCAATTAGGATTAAACACAACTACAGAGTAGAGCCAAACGCAGCCTTAGAGCTACAAAATCTATAGTGAAATGTAACACAcgcacacacacatatatacctTCACAGTAGTAAGAACAAGAGTGGCATGCCTCTCTTGCCATTCACTCAGATCCTTCCGTACATTGGACCCCACAGTAGTCGAATCGGACGGCTCTGGTTCGTCtacaatgaaatttaaaactGTCAGACAATTTTATCTTTCAGAAGAAAGAAAACACACAAAAGAAATGCAATTAAACGAAAAGTTTACCTTGGACAGGGGAAGGGAAGTTCTGGAAAGTAGTTGAAGTAAAGCCTTTGACAAAATCTCTCAAATCATCGGTGAGTCCGAACTTGTGGAGCTCCGAGTCGGGGATAGGAGGAGGATCGGAAGAAGTGGAGGCGGGAGAGGAAATGGAGAGGGAGGAGAGTTGAGGAGGGATAAAATCGGAAATGGACTTAGAGATGGATTGGATTTGGATTTGGTCGGCTTGTTTGAGAGCGGCAGTTTTGAGCTCATCGGCTTTCTTGGTGGCTTCGACAGCAAGTTCCTTGGACTTCTTGGCGGTTTCAGCGACAAGATCGGCCAATTTGTTGGGCGAAGTTAGGGTTTGCGATTTCTTAGCTGCTTCTTCAGCGAATGATTTCGCTCGCTTCCAAAAATCTTCCATCTTGGGGATCTGATAGATTTGATTCTTCGCTTTCTCTGTTTCTCTGTTTGCCGTCTTAAGAACTTCGCATTTACTTCTTGGAGGACTCTCacgaaacggcgccgtttccaGAGTCAATAGATCTCTAGATCCCGGCTACTATTcttatttaaaaagttttttttataattaattaaaattcaaataaaaactttttaattatGAGATAATTATTTGAAGTGGGTCCCGGCCTAGCTTGGGTGGGCTGGATCTAACGGTTGTACGGATGACAAAGTCGCAGTTCCTATTTCAggttaacttttttatttatcttttctttttacaaaattacagtcattattcaattattaaaaataacttaatccATAATTATCCTTTCTTTAAATCCTCAATTAAAGCCTCCTGTTCtaccaaaaatatattatactcatattGTTTAAACATGATTGAATTTGTTATCAGATTGGTTGAAGCGAAAATTAACGATGATTGATTCAAAAAGTAGTTTTGAACTGATTAAGTTAGTAACTAATACAAACTAATAAAACTAATTGAATGGGTAGTtaaatccaatttttttaaatttttaataattttttaattaaatcaattgtACTGATGAACCCAACCGTAATCTATCGATGCCAGTTGATTTCAGTCTTATCATCCATCCGCCCAATCCACTATTCTGAATTTCAGTAAACCAAAAAGTAGGCCTAGCTCTCTGAGGCCACCATGCTTTAAACTCGGCCGAAAAGTCcgattcatgtatatatattttaaaaaggaaaaacctTAGTAATTGAagaatagtaaaataaaaaatagttatgtTGGAATTACGTCGgataaataaatgagaaaaataaagaactgTGGCGACATAATTTCAAGCATATCCAGCTTGACATTTAACAACAATTCCAGCCCTTAAATCTTGGCAAACGCAGACTCAAAGTATCATCAAGTAAAACAATATGACACTGCAAATGTTATCACTTTGACATTCAGTTCAATATTATGAACGATGCAATATGTTCTTGGAACTGAATGAAAGTAGCGTATGGGCTGAGATTATGGACAAAAAATATTCTGGGTAAATAGTAGGAAAAATAATACGAACAATCAACACTCTTTATCTGATGATATAAGATGATACTATGAACAAATTgaaaaaaccaaaaccaaatgCTCCAATGGTATATGAAAATGATAAGACATTGCTTACAGCTCAATTTACATGCATGAGatcaacccccccccccccaaaatataattttgataagcacaaaataatatatttatataaccTATGGATTGAATAGAGAAGTATTCAGAATCTACAGCAAAGGAGGCCCTGTCTCCAACCTCGGTGCTTCCTGTAATGTCTCCCCTCAGCTTTTGCCATTCTTACCGGGCTGCTATTCCATTCAGATTGCAATCTGTAGGAATGAACAATGTCCAAGCTGCCTATGATTAGTTTTGGGTTGGATATGGAGGACAAGTTACGTGCAAGAAACGAATGGTACTTACATAGGGAAGGCAAAAGAACGAGTGCTTGTTGTGCTGCTATCTGATCTATGAGAGAGACTGCCTGAATATGCTATTGGCCCAGAGTAAGTTATTAGACCTGCAGCAGAGAAACTACACTCTCCATAGCCGC harbors:
- the LOC105764448 gene encoding uncharacterized protein LOC105764448 is translated as MEDFWKRAKSFAEEAAKKSQTLTSPNKLADLVAETAKKSKELAVEATKKADELKTAALKQADQIQIQSISKSISDFIPPQLSSLSISSPASTSSDPPPIPDSELHKFGLTDDLRDFVKGFTSTTFQNFPSPVQDEPEPSDSTTVGSNVRKDLSEWQERHATLVLTTVKEIKKLRYELCPRLMKERNFWRIYFTLVSTHVAPYEKQYMEEVKQRGVEGVKEDKPQQKPVVKAESESSLKTKTSSASAEQDLDTFLLGDFDSDGGGDDADADADADGSLDDDFDKIENSDVEDEKKNAAGTKA